The Deltaproteobacteria bacterium genome window below encodes:
- a CDS encoding HAD-IG family 5'-nucleotidase, which produces MFSDADLPTPIRKALLDSGLETEAPSERRIFTNRDLNFDSISVIGFDMDYTLAIYRQDAIEAKSIESTTAKLIARGYPAALGEVPNDPQFAIRGLMVDRKLGNVIKMDRHGYVGRAYHGLRKLARPERKAIYRDQRLGQERERFAAVDTLFALPEVTLFAAAVELIDRDPGLWGDGGPPSYAEAWLDVRECIDEAHRDGSIKDHVRDDPGHFIEKDPELARTLHQLRSAGKKLFVLTNSLLDYTDVVMKYLLDGALPSYPDWTTYFDWMVVGAAKPSFFTDNAPFQELDPATGAPLGGRKQQVQRGKIYGGGNQMGLQASLGVFSDEVLYVGDHIYGDIVRSKKSSGWRTALVVQELEHELEVRRDWEMTLGEIEGLHALRARLADEIGGQRYLARTLARLEPEEIARGGVSLQEATALLEQTRTDIRRRLDWLRAYEQETRDTLERRASEVDAAFNPYWGSSFTERHDTSRFGAQVESFACIYTSRVSNLSFASPAKYFISPHGSMPHWNGKR; this is translated from the coding sequence GTGTTCTCGGACGCCGACCTACCGACCCCCATCCGCAAGGCACTGCTCGACTCCGGCCTGGAGACCGAGGCGCCGTCGGAGCGGCGGATCTTCACCAACCGCGACCTCAACTTCGACTCGATCTCGGTCATCGGCTTCGACATGGACTACACCCTGGCGATCTACCGCCAGGATGCGATCGAGGCCAAGTCCATCGAGTCGACCACCGCCAAGCTGATCGCCCGTGGCTACCCGGCGGCGCTGGGGGAGGTGCCCAACGACCCGCAGTTCGCCATCCGCGGGCTGATGGTCGACCGCAAGCTGGGCAACGTCATCAAGATGGACCGACACGGCTACGTCGGCCGCGCCTACCACGGGCTTCGCAAGCTCGCGCGTCCCGAACGCAAGGCGATCTACCGCGACCAGCGTCTGGGCCAGGAGCGCGAGCGCTTCGCCGCGGTCGACACCCTGTTCGCGCTGCCGGAGGTCACGCTGTTCGCGGCCGCGGTCGAGCTCATCGACCGCGACCCGGGGCTGTGGGGTGACGGCGGTCCGCCGAGCTACGCCGAGGCGTGGCTCGACGTGCGCGAGTGCATCGACGAAGCCCACCGCGACGGCTCGATCAAGGACCACGTCCGCGACGACCCGGGCCACTTCATCGAGAAGGACCCCGAGCTCGCGCGCACCCTCCACCAGCTGCGCTCGGCCGGCAAGAAGCTGTTCGTGCTCACCAACAGCCTGCTCGACTACACCGACGTGGTCATGAAGTACCTGCTCGACGGCGCGCTGCCGTCGTATCCCGACTGGACCACGTACTTCGACTGGATGGTGGTCGGCGCCGCCAAGCCGAGCTTCTTCACCGACAACGCGCCGTTCCAGGAGCTCGATCCCGCCACCGGTGCGCCGCTGGGCGGGCGCAAGCAGCAGGTGCAGCGCGGCAAGATCTACGGTGGCGGCAACCAGATGGGGCTGCAGGCCAGCCTCGGGGTGTTCTCCGACGAGGTGCTCTACGTCGGCGATCACATCTACGGCGACATCGTGCGCAGCAAGAAGAGCTCGGGCTGGCGCACCGCGCTCGTGGTCCAGGAGCTCGAGCACGAGCTCGAGGTCCGCCGCGACTGGGAGATGACGCTCGGCGAGATCGAGGGCCTGCACGCCCTGCGTGCGCGACTCGCCGACGAGATCGGTGGTCAGCGGTACCTCGCGCGCACGCTGGCGCGGCTCGAGCCCGAGGAGATCGCCCGCGGTGGCGTGAGCCTGCAGGAGGCGACCGCGCTGCTCGAGCAGACCCGCACCGACATCCGTCGGCGCCTCGACTGGCTGCGCGCCTACGAACAGGAGACCCGCGACACCCTCGAGCGCCGCGCCAGCGAGGTCGACGCGGCGTTCAATCCCTACTGGGGCTCGAGCTTCACCGAGCGCCACGACACCAGTCGCTTCGGTGCGCAGGTCGAGTCGTTCGCGTGCATCTACACCTCGCGGGTCAGCAACCTCTCGTTCGCGTCGCCTGCGAAGTACTTCATCTCGCCCCACGGCTCGATGCCGCACTGGAACGGCAAGCGCTAA
- a CDS encoding prepilin-type N-terminal cleavage/methylation domain-containing protein, with translation MSARRARHARQRGFTLVELMVALVVSGIVMLGIFAFSSVQRTNASAHERNVMMQQALEGAMWSIGQDVRQAGLGFTRTCTELRVWDAATSQLVNPGAGLPADAVVDPVTGERYWVLRDGLQGHWRSGGAVDAAGAADSFDVIAGEANYLGNVGVFTIDGGIDGAATALTLETAPGALDSTNPAHLAQVQQLFPPGTFVVVAARPGAAVVPFSPTAHSQCLLLQVTDDVQPGAETYEWSLPIGGTSGFNQGLATMVGNFNDEPPACTSDALPVGCGDDWQADTLSSVMVVPVGRLRWSRYEIDYSIPALPYLVRYDIIGFQAGDLEGLGGVDYPHCAAGSCTAPQLHLPGSDSPPAAVAIGPMIEDLQIAVGCDGWSQASSDALSIRYPDGGFEELGPAEGPLAGLPNHQVDENRTESGQRGTDEWLGNALEEQSAPDCVNYGSAEYNRDAWAALESDPGPPFRMSPQTVRITLVASTEGDEGTGGLAIADLPAIEDRPAIPSLVGVRQRFTLTERYTPDNLRWRDPRLQ, from the coding sequence GTGAGCGCCCGCCGTGCACGCCATGCACGTCAGCGCGGCTTCACGCTGGTCGAGCTCATGGTCGCGCTGGTGGTCTCGGGCATCGTGATGCTCGGCATCTTCGCGTTCTCGAGCGTGCAGCGCACCAATGCGTCGGCCCACGAGCGCAACGTCATGATGCAGCAGGCGCTCGAGGGCGCGATGTGGTCGATCGGTCAAGACGTGCGCCAGGCCGGACTCGGCTTCACGCGCACGTGCACGGAGCTGCGGGTGTGGGACGCGGCCACCAGCCAGCTGGTGAACCCCGGCGCCGGGCTGCCGGCCGACGCGGTCGTCGATCCGGTCACGGGCGAGCGCTACTGGGTGCTGCGCGACGGCCTCCAGGGCCACTGGCGCTCGGGCGGGGCCGTCGATGCGGCCGGCGCGGCCGACAGCTTCGACGTCATCGCCGGCGAGGCCAACTACCTCGGCAACGTCGGTGTGTTCACGATCGACGGCGGCATCGACGGCGCCGCCACGGCGCTCACGCTCGAGACGGCGCCGGGCGCCCTCGACAGCACCAACCCCGCCCACCTCGCACAGGTGCAGCAGCTGTTCCCGCCCGGCACGTTCGTGGTGGTGGCTGCGCGTCCGGGCGCCGCGGTGGTGCCGTTCTCGCCGACCGCCCACTCGCAGTGCCTGCTGCTGCAGGTCACCGACGACGTGCAGCCGGGCGCCGAGACCTACGAGTGGAGCCTCCCGATCGGCGGCACCTCGGGCTTCAACCAAGGCCTCGCGACGATGGTGGGCAACTTCAACGACGAGCCGCCGGCCTGCACCTCCGACGCGTTGCCCGTGGGCTGCGGCGACGACTGGCAGGCCGACACGCTGTCGTCGGTGATGGTGGTGCCGGTCGGCCGCCTGCGCTGGTCTCGCTACGAGATCGACTACTCGATCCCCGCGCTGCCGTACCTGGTGCGCTACGACATCATCGGCTTCCAGGCCGGCGACCTCGAGGGTCTGGGCGGTGTCGACTATCCCCACTGCGCCGCCGGTAGCTGCACTGCACCGCAGCTGCACCTGCCGGGCAGCGACAGCCCGCCGGCCGCGGTCGCGATCGGGCCGATGATCGAGGACCTGCAGATCGCGGTGGGTTGCGATGGTTGGTCGCAGGCCAGCTCCGACGCGCTGTCGATCCGCTACCCCGATGGCGGCTTCGAGGAGCTGGGACCGGCCGAGGGTCCGCTCGCGGGCCTGCCGAACCATCAGGTCGACGAGAACCGCACGGAGAGCGGCCAGCGCGGCACCGACGAGTGGCTCGGCAACGCGCTCGAAGAGCAGAGCGCGCCCGACTGCGTGAACTACGGCAGCGCCGAGTACAACCGCGACGCCTGGGCTGCGCTGGAGTCCGATCCGGGGCCGCCGTTTCGCATGAGTCCGCAGACGGTCCGCATCACCCTGGTCGCCTCGACCGAGGGCGACGAGGGTACAGGCGGGCTCGCGATTGCCGATCTCCCTGCCATCGAGGACCGCCCCGCGATCCCCTCGTTGGTCGGCGTGCGCCAGCGGTTCACCCTGACCGAGCGCTACACCCCCGACAACCTGCGCTGGCGCGACCCCAGACTGCAGTGA
- a CDS encoding prepilin-type N-terminal cleavage/methylation domain-containing protein, translating to MRAHLQPSPRHRAAPRRGGGQRGFTLIEVLVAIALFAIAIVGLVAIEGRSVEAQRSSALMRDAERAAQQAMAELQSRSFVELLSYDFAGNAAPTLPYDDSGVDVDARTSDFRRPPADRDESTNVVGSLRDTYIVHRSVDWVVDATNPPSSNPPDLTVDLPQINALVVQVTVLWIDDSNSSSPPPASRTIDTLVPAMADPSDAAYEPWVASVQLRTVRANDTVVLP from the coding sequence ATGCGTGCCCATCTCCAACCGTCCCCCCGCCATCGCGCTGCGCCCCGTCGCGGCGGCGGGCAGCGCGGCTTCACGCTCATCGAGGTGTTGGTCGCGATCGCCTTGTTCGCGATCGCGATCGTCGGGCTGGTCGCGATCGAGGGCCGCAGCGTCGAAGCCCAACGCTCGAGCGCGTTGATGCGGGATGCCGAGCGCGCCGCCCAGCAGGCCATGGCAGAGCTGCAGTCGCGCAGCTTCGTGGAGCTGCTGAGCTACGACTTCGCAGGCAACGCCGCGCCGACGCTGCCGTACGACGACAGCGGTGTCGACGTCGACGCCCGCACCAGCGACTTCCGGCGTCCGCCCGCCGATCGCGACGAGAGCACGAACGTGGTCGGCTCGCTGCGCGACACGTACATCGTGCATCGCTCGGTCGACTGGGTCGTCGACGCCACCAACCCGCCGTCGAGCAACCCGCCGGACCTCACGGTCGATCTGCCGCAGATCAACGCGCTGGTGGTGCAGGTCACGGTGCTGTGGATCGACGACTCGAACTCGAGCTCGCCGCCGCCCGCGAGCCGGACCATCGACACGCTGGTGCCGGCGATGGCCGACCCCAGCGACGCCGCGTACGAGCCCTGGGTCGCGTCGGTGCAGCTGCGGACCGTGCGAGCCAACGACACGGTGGTGTTGCCGTGA
- a CDS encoding prepilin-type N-terminal cleavage/methylation domain-containing protein: MKSLHSDDRGLRGPAPAGVGIGGRRRGDLGFSMIELMVVLAVVALLAVVAAVGFRRNEFANLRAHFVADVEGAVVQARNAAVDRQTQVRVVVDRFSVTITAFDTSDDTWRPVDRVSLVDGAGTFGSAGTLIAADTGTPIVCVFGLTPGVHAPSQTATVDPPDDCVAGTQTLVFEPDGRFSDPDGTFSGVPNAGATLWIADRTLTTGTKYSIVQIYPGGLVRTFEQLD, translated from the coding sequence ATGAAATCGTTGCACAGCGACGACCGTGGCTTGCGGGGCCCCGCGCCGGCCGGGGTCGGCATCGGTGGACGCCGCCGCGGAGATCTCGGCTTCTCGATGATCGAGCTGATGGTGGTGCTGGCCGTGGTCGCGCTGCTGGCGGTGGTCGCCGCGGTCGGCTTCCGCCGCAACGAGTTCGCGAACCTGCGGGCCCACTTCGTCGCCGATGTCGAGGGCGCGGTGGTCCAGGCCCGCAACGCCGCCGTCGATCGGCAGACCCAGGTGCGGGTGGTGGTCGATCGCTTCTCGGTGACCATCACCGCCTTCGACACCAGCGACGACACCTGGCGACCGGTCGATCGCGTGTCGCTCGTCGACGGCGCTGGCACCTTCGGCAGCGCCGGCACGCTCATCGCCGCCGACACCGGCACGCCGATCGTGTGCGTGTTCGGCCTGACGCCGGGGGTCCACGCGCCGTCGCAGACCGCGACCGTCGACCCACCGGACGACTGCGTCGCCGGCACGCAGACGTTGGTGTTCGAGCCCGACGGCCGCTTCTCCGATCCCGACGGCACCTTCTCGGGGGTGCCCAACGCCGGCGCCACGCTGTGGATCGCCGACCGCACGCTGACCACCGGTACCAAGTACTCCATCGTGCAGATCTACCCAGGTGGCCTCGTGCGCACCTTCGAGCAGCTCGACTGA
- a CDS encoding Crp/Fnr family transcriptional regulator, whose translation MFETVPANTLAELALLVEIREIARRQVIYLPGDPGDRVFFINGGRVKCSKVTRDGKELTLAYRGAGHMFGELCVIDGTPRDEMAEAMKNAIITELPRDAFRELLLGDAALAFQFACTIGERRRQIETKLEHLVFRDVQAKLAALLLELGEEYGVECEDGMQIGLKITHQEMANLIGSTRETISLTLAQFKKKGLLDLNGRTVVLRDQDGLGAMT comes from the coding sequence ATGTTCGAGACCGTGCCGGCGAACACGTTGGCCGAGCTCGCACTGCTCGTCGAGATCCGAGAAATCGCGCGTCGTCAGGTCATCTACCTCCCCGGTGACCCGGGCGACCGCGTGTTCTTCATCAACGGCGGGCGCGTGAAGTGCAGCAAGGTGACGCGCGACGGCAAGGAGCTGACGCTCGCATACCGCGGCGCCGGCCACATGTTCGGCGAGCTCTGCGTCATCGACGGCACGCCGCGCGACGAGATGGCCGAGGCGATGAAGAACGCGATCATCACCGAGCTACCGCGCGACGCGTTCCGCGAGCTGCTGCTCGGCGACGCTGCACTCGCGTTCCAGTTCGCGTGCACGATCGGCGAGCGCCGGCGGCAGATCGAGACCAAGCTCGAGCACCTGGTGTTCCGCGACGTGCAGGCCAAGCTGGCCGCGCTGCTGCTCGAGCTCGGCGAAGAGTACGGCGTCGAGTGCGAGGACGGCATGCAGATCGGGCTCAAGATCACCCATCAGGAGATGGCCAACCTGATCGGCTCGACCCGCGAGACCATCTCCCTCACCCTGGCGCAGTTCAAGAAGAAGGGTCTGCTCGATCTGAACGGACGCACGGTCGTGCTGCGCGACCAAGACGGCCTCGGAGCGATGACGTGA
- a CDS encoding sodium:calcium symporter yields the protein MSAGGHQERWGTRLGVILAVSGSAVGLGNFVRFPGVAASNGGGAFMIPYFIALVLVGIPVGWAEWTMGRYGGRKGFHSSPAILGAIGGGALPRYLGVLGLLIPVVVYMYYGLVEAWCLHYAWAFANGGIGLPHGIAEATAQSSNYFDAIAGVHADGVLLEQGSTLTFWLIVVALNAYFVYRGLSGGIETFCRWAMPAMAICAVIVLVRVLTLGTPDPSHPELSVSSGLGFMWNPDLAKLSNAETWLAAAGQIFFSLSVGFGVIINYASYLRRKDDVVLSGLTAAATNEVFEVGFGGMITVTAAFVFLGANFTVASAYDLGFETLPVVFAQMGALGNLIGALWFFMLFLAAITSSLSMLQPVKAFLQEALGLRHGTAVAAVVTVTAAGGLWTLHHSRDQIALHTMDFWVGTATIFVLATVQLIYFAWVFGVDRGLAEAHEGAQMRIPSVFRIVLKWIAPAYLLVVFAAFCQQSLGGRITALGEEPAAASTLAIVLVVLLALLVITRIGEIRWRAQGLDVDGRHPPDDDVEAQPR from the coding sequence GTGAGTGCCGGCGGACATCAAGAGCGCTGGGGCACGCGCCTGGGCGTGATCCTGGCGGTGTCGGGCTCGGCGGTCGGGCTCGGCAACTTCGTGCGCTTCCCCGGCGTCGCGGCCAGCAACGGCGGCGGCGCGTTCATGATCCCGTACTTCATCGCGCTCGTGCTGGTCGGCATCCCGGTCGGCTGGGCCGAGTGGACGATGGGTCGCTACGGCGGTCGCAAGGGCTTCCACAGCTCGCCGGCGATCCTCGGCGCGATCGGAGGCGGCGCCCTGCCCCGCTACCTCGGCGTGCTGGGCCTGCTGATCCCCGTGGTCGTGTACATGTACTACGGCCTGGTCGAGGCCTGGTGCCTGCACTACGCGTGGGCGTTCGCCAACGGCGGCATCGGACTGCCCCACGGCATCGCCGAGGCGACCGCACAGTCGTCCAACTACTTCGACGCCATCGCCGGTGTGCACGCCGACGGCGTGCTGCTCGAGCAAGGCAGCACGCTGACGTTCTGGCTGATCGTCGTCGCGCTCAACGCCTACTTCGTGTATCGCGGGCTGTCGGGCGGCATCGAGACCTTCTGTCGCTGGGCGATGCCGGCGATGGCGATCTGCGCGGTGATCGTGCTGGTGCGCGTGCTGACGCTGGGCACGCCCGACCCGAGCCACCCCGAGCTGTCGGTGTCGTCGGGGCTCGGCTTCATGTGGAACCCCGACCTCGCGAAGCTGAGCAACGCCGAGACCTGGCTGGCCGCCGCTGGCCAGATCTTCTTCTCGCTGTCGGTCGGCTTCGGCGTGATCATCAACTATGCGTCGTACCTGCGCCGCAAGGACGACGTGGTGCTCTCGGGGCTGACCGCGGCCGCGACCAACGAGGTCTTCGAGGTCGGCTTCGGCGGCATGATCACCGTGACCGCAGCCTTCGTGTTCCTGGGCGCCAACTTCACCGTCGCGTCGGCGTACGACCTCGGCTTCGAGACCCTGCCGGTCGTGTTCGCGCAGATGGGCGCGCTCGGCAACCTCATCGGCGCGCTGTGGTTCTTCATGTTGTTCCTGGCCGCCATCACCAGCTCGCTGTCGATGCTGCAGCCGGTCAAGGCCTTCCTGCAGGAGGCGCTGGGCCTGCGGCACGGCACCGCGGTCGCGGCCGTGGTGACGGTGACGGCCGCCGGCGGGCTGTGGACGCTGCATCACAGCCGCGATCAGATCGCGCTGCACACCATGGACTTCTGGGTCGGCACCGCGACCATCTTCGTGCTCGCGACCGTCCAGCTCATCTACTTTGCGTGGGTCTTCGGTGTCGACCGCGGGCTCGCCGAGGCCCACGAGGGCGCGCAGATGCGCATCCCGAGCGTGTTTCGCATCGTGCTGAAGTGGATCGCCCCGGCCTACCTGCTGGTGGTGTTCGCCGCGTTCTGCCAGCAGAGCCTCGGCGGCCGCATCACTGCGCTGGGCGAAGAGCCGGCCGCCGCGTCGACGCTGGCGATCGTGCTCGTGGTGCTGCTGGCGCTGCTCGTCATCACCCGCATCGGCGAGATCCGCTGGCGCGCGCAGGGGCTCGACGTCGACGGCAGACATCCGCCCGACGACGACGTGGAGGCGCAGCCGCGATGA
- a CDS encoding TlpA family protein disulfide reductase, translated as MTRRDLLLGLGASTLACGPRPRGTQAPAADGTVALRPADAVFEQVIAGRVTVIDFWATWCEPCRESIPKVIALSQAERARGLVVVGVHVGHGFEQALAFASEAGIDYALFADPEFRLSQHYGARNVPTVVVLDRDGRELLRGDEVDDAMRQTIASALG; from the coding sequence GTGACACGGCGCGACCTCCTGCTCGGCCTCGGCGCGTCGACGCTGGCCTGCGGCCCCCGCCCGCGCGGTACGCAGGCGCCGGCGGCCGACGGCACCGTCGCGCTGCGTCCGGCCGATGCAGTGTTCGAGCAGGTCATCGCCGGTCGCGTCACCGTGATCGATTTCTGGGCCACGTGGTGCGAGCCCTGCCGCGAATCGATCCCCAAGGTCATCGCGCTCTCGCAAGCCGAGCGCGCGCGCGGGCTCGTGGTGGTCGGCGTCCACGTCGGCCACGGCTTCGAGCAGGCGCTGGCGTTCGCCAGCGAGGCCGGCATCGACTACGCGCTGTTCGCCGATCCCGAGTTCCGCCTCTCGCAGCACTACGGCGCCCGCAACGTGCCGACCGTCGTGGTGCTCGATCGCGACGGTCGCGAGTTGCTGCGTGGCGACGAGGTCGACGACGCGATGCGGCAGACGATCGCCTCGGCACTGGGCTAG
- a CDS encoding DUF3570 domain-containing protein, which produces MIAVGFGLALARPVAAAPAASAAAESPPKAVSIDGLWLRLSFFDQYGHGFQSKAGPPQGPGSQRMTVVQPMGMVALRQRNPRWSHQVAFALDVISAASPDGLDAVSSASRQNEAGEIDVATTYDSQRRGKFTMRYGVHFEEPWRSFFVGGGWVGSFFEDNTTVGVNATYVFDWFDYIHPLGWSPKGQEYRMTSSDNLTLTQVLSPTTLISGSYGLTFQSGTLATTWNSIYVADAPTTGCSDDNGQKPAYDCPNRRPEVLPRSRTRHALALQLNQHIPRTRTTIKLGYRYYADTFDLRAHTPSVMLYQWIGRRFYLRALYRYHWQRGVSFYSSATRMGLPEDTPITADSDLAPFSAHQGGIKAVLYLQPPGGVRPPAYLDAGFSRYQRSNDLRVNVFSIGYGREF; this is translated from the coding sequence TTGATCGCGGTCGGCTTCGGGCTCGCGCTGGCGCGGCCGGTCGCGGCGGCCCCGGCTGCGTCTGCGGCGGCCGAGTCACCGCCGAAGGCCGTCTCGATCGACGGTCTGTGGCTGCGGCTGTCGTTCTTCGATCAGTACGGCCACGGCTTCCAGTCCAAGGCCGGTCCGCCGCAGGGGCCGGGCTCGCAGCGCATGACCGTGGTGCAGCCGATGGGCATGGTCGCGCTGCGCCAGCGCAACCCGAGGTGGAGTCACCAGGTGGCGTTCGCGCTCGACGTCATCTCGGCGGCGTCCCCCGATGGGCTCGACGCGGTGTCGTCGGCGTCGCGACAGAACGAGGCGGGGGAGATCGACGTCGCCACCACGTACGACTCGCAGCGCCGCGGCAAGTTCACGATGCGCTACGGCGTGCACTTCGAGGAGCCGTGGCGCTCGTTCTTCGTCGGCGGCGGCTGGGTCGGCAGCTTCTTCGAGGACAACACCACGGTCGGCGTCAACGCCACCTACGTCTTCGACTGGTTCGACTACATCCACCCGCTGGGCTGGAGCCCCAAGGGCCAGGAGTACCGCATGACGTCGAGCGACAATCTCACGCTCACGCAGGTGCTCTCGCCGACCACGCTGATCTCGGGCTCGTACGGCCTGACGTTCCAGTCGGGCACGCTGGCGACCACGTGGAACTCGATCTACGTCGCCGACGCACCGACCACCGGCTGTTCCGACGACAACGGCCAGAAGCCGGCCTACGATTGCCCCAATCGGAGGCCCGAGGTGCTGCCGCGCAGCCGCACCCGCCACGCGCTGGCGCTGCAGCTCAACCAGCACATCCCGCGCACGCGCACGACGATCAAGCTCGGCTACCGCTACTACGCCGACACCTTCGATCTCCGCGCCCACACGCCGTCGGTGATGCTCTATCAGTGGATCGGCCGGCGCTTCTACCTGCGCGCGCTCTACCGCTACCACTGGCAGCGCGGGGTCTCGTTCTACTCGAGCGCCACACGCATGGGCCTGCCCGAGGACACACCCATCACCGCCGACAGCGATCTCGCGCCGTTCTCCGCCCACCAAGGCGGCATCAAGGCGGTGCTGTACCTGCAACCGCCCGGCGGGGTCCGCCCGCCCGCCTACCTCGACGCGGGGTTCTCGCGGTACCAACGCAGCAACGACCTGCGCGTGAACGTGTTCTCGATCGGCTACGGCCGCGAGTTCTAG
- a CDS encoding DUF4266 domain-containing protein yields the protein MRSRTIEQGRWMALALVVTSACAAVPQNRREYLADPTMALQDDPLEARANRKLYTSREGAAGGDARPAGGGCGCSN from the coding sequence ATGCGGTCGCGGACGATCGAGCAGGGGCGGTGGATGGCGCTGGCGCTGGTGGTGACCTCGGCCTGCGCCGCGGTGCCGCAGAACCGCCGCGAGTACCTCGCCGATCCGACGATGGCGCTGCAGGACGATCCGCTCGAGGCACGGGCCAACCGCAAGCTCTACACCTCGCGCGAGGGCGCCGCCGGCGGTGATGCACGTCCAGCGGGCGGCGGCTGTGGCTGCTCGAACTAG